One part of the Natrinema salinisoli genome encodes these proteins:
- a CDS encoding alpha/beta fold hydrolase, which translates to MPYSQCNGADLYYEDHGEGAPIVFLHGVMASHRFFEPQLTTLSREYQTIAVDFRGHGQSAKTELGHTVAQYARDLRAFLSQRDLDNVVLVGWSMGALVSWEYVDQFGTEGVRGLVDVDMEASRFQWADSDYGLADLDGLQTTLALAQQDRTSLIERITEQVFKDPPSGETRALVFDELSRVPAPIKSAILFDALTRDYRDVLPEIDVTMVVCAGADEKRGSVGSTRHVAEIVPEGSFELFDESGHCLTLEEPDRFNRIVSQFVESL; encoded by the coding sequence ATGCCGTACAGCCAGTGCAACGGGGCGGATCTCTACTACGAGGACCACGGCGAGGGGGCACCGATCGTCTTTCTACACGGCGTCATGGCGAGCCACCGGTTCTTCGAGCCCCAACTGACGACCCTCTCGAGGGAGTATCAAACGATTGCCGTCGATTTCAGGGGGCATGGCCAGTCAGCGAAGACGGAGTTGGGACACACGGTCGCGCAGTACGCCCGCGACCTTCGGGCCTTTCTCAGCCAGCGCGACCTCGACAACGTCGTCTTGGTCGGGTGGTCGATGGGCGCACTCGTCTCGTGGGAGTACGTCGATCAGTTCGGGACTGAGGGAGTCCGAGGGTTGGTGGACGTCGATATGGAAGCGTCCCGATTTCAGTGGGCCGACTCCGACTACGGACTCGCCGATTTGGACGGCCTTCAAACCACGCTCGCGTTGGCCCAGCAGGATCGGACGAGTCTCATCGAACGGATCACCGAGCAGGTGTTCAAGGACCCTCCCTCGGGCGAAACGAGGGCTCTGGTGTTCGACGAACTTTCCCGGGTGCCAGCGCCGATCAAGAGCGCGATCCTCTTCGACGCGCTCACACGCGATTATCGAGACGTCCTCCCCGAGATCGACGTGACGATGGTAGTCTGTGCTGGCGCAGATGAAAAGCGCGGATCCGTTGGATCAACGAGGCACGTCGCGGAGATCGTTCCGGAGGGGAGCTTCGAACTCTTCGACGAGAGTGGCCACTGTCTGACCCTCGAGGAACCCGACCGATTCAACCGGATCGTGAGTCAATTCGTCGAGTCGTTGTGA
- a CDS encoding selenium-binding family protein, which translates to MSSDSHHTTESHAHGHHAGAVGYDTPQAAIEQSARERLAYVPALYVGTDIDAPDMLTVVDVDPDSSTYCEIVDRIEMPTKGDELHHFGWNACSSSCHVEGAERRYLVVPGNRSSRIHVVDTEDREHPELVKVIEPEAVFEHDLSAPHTVHCIPEGKIMISMLGNDDGELPGGFLLLNEDFEIDGRWDKPGDIEMNYDFWYQPRRNVMVSSEWAAPSTYQPGFDLEDVEAGKYGQRLHVWNWDEKTVEQTIDLGEEGLVPLEVRFLHTPESEHAYVGAALSSNMFHLSKEDDEWRATKVIDVEPRDHEDWDMPVPGLITDLLVSMDDRYLFFANWLHGEVRMYDVSDPSNPRLTDTISVGGLFGDVREVKDREIIAGPQMLQLSLDGERLYFTTSLYSSWDDQFFPEEGERGSVMLKADVNPREGTMTLDEEFLVDFGTLPEGPARAHEIRWPDGDCTSDVWM; encoded by the coding sequence ATGAGCTCAGACTCACATCACACCACTGAGAGCCACGCCCACGGACACCACGCGGGAGCGGTCGGATACGACACCCCGCAGGCCGCTATCGAGCAGTCCGCTCGCGAGCGTCTCGCCTATGTTCCGGCCCTTTACGTGGGGACCGACATCGACGCGCCCGACATGCTGACCGTCGTCGACGTCGACCCCGATTCGTCGACCTACTGCGAGATCGTCGATCGGATCGAGATGCCGACCAAAGGCGACGAACTGCACCACTTCGGATGGAACGCCTGCTCGTCGTCCTGCCACGTCGAGGGAGCGGAGCGGCGGTACCTCGTCGTTCCCGGAAACCGCTCCTCGCGCATCCACGTCGTTGATACCGAAGACCGGGAGCACCCCGAACTCGTGAAAGTCATTGAACCGGAAGCGGTCTTCGAGCACGACCTTTCAGCGCCCCACACCGTCCACTGCATCCCGGAGGGGAAGATCATGATCAGCATGCTCGGAAACGACGACGGCGAACTCCCTGGCGGTTTCCTCCTGCTGAACGAGGACTTCGAAATCGACGGCCGCTGGGACAAGCCTGGGGACATCGAGATGAACTACGACTTCTGGTACCAGCCGCGTCGTAACGTGATGGTCTCGAGCGAGTGGGCCGCCCCCTCGACCTACCAACCGGGATTCGATCTCGAAGACGTCGAAGCCGGGAAGTACGGACAGCGGCTTCACGTCTGGAACTGGGACGAGAAGACGGTCGAACAGACGATCGACCTCGGCGAGGAGGGACTGGTGCCCCTCGAGGTTCGCTTCCTCCACACCCCCGAATCCGAACACGCCTACGTCGGCGCCGCGCTCTCGTCGAACATGTTCCATCTGTCCAAGGAGGACGACGAGTGGCGCGCGACGAAGGTCATCGACGTCGAGCCCCGCGACCACGAGGACTGGGACATGCCGGTTCCCGGGTTAATCACCGACCTGCTGGTCTCGATGGACGATCGGTACCTGTTCTTCGCGAACTGGCTCCACGGAGAGGTCCGCATGTACGACGTCTCCGATCCGTCGAACCCGCGGCTGACCGATACGATCTCGGTGGGCGGCCTCTTCGGCGACGTCCGCGAGGTGAAGGACCGGGAGATCATCGCCGGGCCGCAGATGCTTCAGCTCTCGCTGGACGGCGAGCGTCTCTACTTCACGACCTCGCTGTACTCCTCGTGGGACGACCAGTTCTTCCCCGAGGAGGGAGAGCGGGGGTCGGTCATGCTCAAGGCCGACGTGAACCCGCGCGAGGGGACGATGACCCTCGACGAGGAGTTCCTCGTCGACTTCGGAACGCTCCCCGAAGGCCCGGCCCGTGCCCACGAGATCCGGTGGCCCGACGGCGACTGCACCAGCGACGTCTGGATGTAG
- a CDS encoding helix-turn-helix transcriptional regulator, whose translation MGTTVLDEILETTRELDSASVSAYELGERMATDELLDVVRHRELLEALADEPLDRNDLEARLGVSRATSHRFTRWLEDHDLARRVDNRFTLTGKGQVYADAIGHLERDLRAATVLAPLLESICEAHREFVVAPFADGTVTTATPEDPYAPFARFVQLLRGSDAFRGFNTTHMVPPTLAEPSDRPFDGRDVELIYLPEVVDSLLETHPEQVREAMDAGHLTLRTREALPYGLAIFDDCIGVAGYDDQTGMMRVFVDSDSAIARGWAERVFETYRDRSDPIRDRIEP comes from the coding sequence ATGGGAACCACAGTCCTCGACGAAATCCTGGAGACGACTCGCGAGTTGGACTCCGCTTCGGTATCGGCATACGAACTCGGCGAGCGAATGGCGACCGACGAACTGCTCGACGTCGTCCGCCACCGTGAGCTCTTGGAGGCATTGGCGGACGAACCGCTCGACCGGAACGACCTCGAGGCGCGACTGGGCGTCTCTCGAGCGACGAGCCACCGGTTCACCCGATGGCTCGAAGACCACGACCTCGCGAGGAGGGTCGACAATCGGTTCACGCTGACGGGTAAGGGCCAGGTCTACGCCGACGCGATCGGACACCTCGAGCGGGACCTGCGGGCCGCGACGGTGCTCGCTCCGTTGCTCGAATCGATCTGTGAAGCCCACCGCGAGTTCGTCGTCGCGCCGTTCGCCGACGGGACGGTGACGACGGCGACCCCCGAAGACCCGTACGCACCGTTCGCCCGGTTCGTGCAGTTACTGCGCGGGAGCGACGCGTTTCGCGGGTTCAACACGACCCACATGGTCCCGCCGACGCTCGCGGAACCGTCGGACCGACCATTCGACGGGCGCGACGTGGAACTCATCTACCTCCCCGAGGTCGTCGACTCTCTCCTCGAGACCCACCCCGAACAGGTTCGCGAGGCCATGGACGCGGGCCATCTGACCCTCCGGACGCGCGAGGCGCTCCCGTACGGACTCGCCATCTTCGACGACTGCATCGGCGTCGCCGGATACGACGATCAGACCGGGATGATGCGCGTGTTCGTCGACTCCGACTCCGCGATCGCCCGCGGCTGGGCCGAACGCGTTTTCGAGACGTATCGAGACCGCTCCGACCCGATTCGTGATCGAATCGAGCCGTGA
- a CDS encoding MFS transporter, with translation MDHGNESSGRAESTDDLNETVPWGSRTVQIVLTSTALAPLGVPLISPALPVFRDVFGITDAQASLLVSTYFLVGIVLSPFIGVLADRIGRKRVLVGGLLAFGVLGGAMAVAPTFEALLALRVAQGTAAAAIFITTVTIVGDAFDGVQRNAVLGANVAVLSATAALFPVLGGFLAGIAWNAPFLAYLAAIPIAMFAQVALDEPHRVDDRDGVSYLVDAARAVLTPALATLFAVAFLTEFLLFGVIFTAMPFVLAATFTPVLIGVVILVSETASMVVALSSGRLARYLSNEWLIATGFACYAIGFAAAWAATGLVDTMGAVVVIGVGVGLLMPVVDAAVSDRVTTEYLAGAMSLRNSTTFFGRTAGPIAFAGLAISTGIGYEPLLLASSCVAVVAAGVAVIAGPVRLGRETARQPPM, from the coding sequence ATGGACCACGGAAACGAATCCAGCGGACGAGCGGAATCAACGGACGACCTGAACGAGACCGTGCCGTGGGGGTCTCGGACGGTCCAGATCGTGTTGACGAGCACGGCGCTCGCACCCCTCGGCGTGCCGCTTATCAGCCCCGCACTGCCGGTCTTTCGCGACGTGTTTGGGATCACCGACGCACAGGCGAGCCTCCTAGTGAGCACGTACTTCCTCGTCGGGATCGTCCTCTCACCGTTCATCGGCGTCCTCGCCGATCGAATCGGCCGAAAGCGGGTCCTGGTCGGGGGACTGCTGGCGTTCGGCGTTCTCGGCGGTGCGATGGCGGTCGCGCCGACGTTCGAGGCCCTGCTCGCGCTGCGCGTCGCACAGGGGACCGCAGCGGCGGCGATCTTCATCACGACCGTCACGATCGTGGGCGATGCGTTCGACGGCGTCCAGCGAAACGCGGTCCTAGGTGCGAACGTCGCGGTCCTTTCGGCTACCGCCGCGCTATTTCCCGTCCTCGGCGGGTTCCTCGCCGGAATCGCGTGGAACGCGCCGTTTCTCGCGTACTTGGCAGCAATCCCGATCGCCATGTTCGCGCAGGTCGCGCTGGACGAACCACACCGCGTCGACGACAGAGACGGGGTTTCGTACCTCGTCGACGCCGCACGAGCGGTTCTCACGCCGGCGCTCGCGACGCTGTTCGCCGTCGCGTTCCTCACGGAGTTCCTGCTGTTCGGCGTGATCTTCACGGCGATGCCGTTCGTTCTCGCGGCGACGTTTACTCCCGTACTGATCGGGGTCGTGATCTTGGTCTCCGAGACGGCCTCGATGGTGGTCGCGCTCTCGAGCGGCCGCCTGGCGCGATACCTCTCGAACGAGTGGTTGATCGCAACTGGATTCGCCTGCTACGCTATCGGATTCGCGGCCGCGTGGGCCGCGACCGGACTCGTCGATACGATGGGAGCGGTCGTGGTCATCGGCGTCGGCGTCGGACTCCTGATGCCGGTCGTCGACGCCGCCGTGAGCGATCGGGTCACCACCGAGTACCTAGCCGGGGCGATGAGCCTGCGTAACAGCACCACCTTCTTCGGTCGGACCGCCGGACCGATCGCGTTCGCCGGCCTGGCGATCTCCACCGGGATCGGATACGAACCACTCCTGCTCGCCTCGAGTTGCGTCGCTGTCGTCGCGGCCGGCGTCGCCGTCATCGCCGGACCGGTTCGCCTCGGTCGGGAGACTGCTCGTCAACCGCCGATGTGA
- a CDS encoding DUF7127 family protein, with protein sequence MNVLGFLREADRGGAVVRTYDYDDENIIVVDLGQTSDIETDLVGKTAIVVIGDRQFEFELPPDARDISIKNGILTISE encoded by the coding sequence ATGAACGTACTAGGATTCCTCAGAGAGGCCGATCGAGGAGGAGCCGTCGTCCGAACGTACGACTACGATGACGAGAACATTATCGTCGTCGATCTTGGGCAGACGAGCGATATCGAGACGGACTTGGTCGGAAAGACGGCGATCGTGGTGATCGGTGATCGACAGTTCGAGTTTGAACTCCCTCCCGACGCGAGGGATATATCGATCAAGAACGGGATTCTCACGATCTCAGAGTAA
- a CDS encoding HalOD1 output domain-containing protein — translation MSRDNSVDKPPSLAVVEAVAAKNGVDPTDLECRLADVIDPIALDKLFEPTSKHERRSGVVKFRFCERDVIVWADGNVEVK, via the coding sequence ATGTCTCGCGATAATTCCGTTGACAAACCGCCGAGCCTCGCCGTGGTCGAGGCAGTCGCGGCGAAAAACGGCGTCGACCCGACCGACCTCGAGTGCCGATTAGCGGATGTAATCGATCCCATTGCGTTGGATAAATTGTTCGAACCGACGTCGAAGCACGAGCGACGGTCGGGGGTCGTCAAATTCCGATTCTGTGAGCGGGACGTCATAGTATGGGCAGACGGGAACGTTGAAGTCAAGTAA
- a CDS encoding DUF7344 domain-containing protein, translating into MVERLSIDRLESPEFLDTVYVILADASRRNALQYLLTHRDRVTVSRLAAEIAALERGIPSEDVTADQQFEAFLELQHVHLPILSESGVVEWDRVEENVTVTPILDLLSQALPDPTGLFDVSALSETVDYRRK; encoded by the coding sequence ATGGTTGAACGACTCAGCATTGACCGACTGGAGAGCCCCGAGTTCCTCGACACGGTTTACGTAATTTTGGCCGACGCATCCCGTCGAAACGCGCTTCAGTATCTCCTCACTCACCGTGATCGAGTGACGGTTTCTCGGTTAGCTGCCGAGATCGCCGCCCTCGAACGCGGGATTCCGAGCGAAGACGTGACCGCCGACCAGCAATTCGAAGCGTTCCTCGAGCTGCAGCACGTTCATCTGCCGATACTTTCCGAATCGGGCGTCGTCGAGTGGGACCGAGTCGAAGAGAACGTTACGGTCACCCCTATTCTGGATCTCCTCTCTCAAGCGTTACCGGACCCGACCGGACTCTTCGACGTGTCGGCGTTGTCGGAAACAGTCGACTACCGCCGTAAATAG
- a CDS encoding helix-turn-helix domain-containing protein, translated as MTIIAEISIQANQFLLGQIIAEHDGLSVELERVVPAEKRIMPYIWGYGSDLETFEAAMEESPNVKSISVLDQYDDRALYKIVWEDPAEQLITGITNTNATILEAHSDEEWIFRIRFEDHSGLAQFNHYCAEHDITYRLNRVSSLAERPSNGHDFDLTDAQHEALALAVERGYFKVPRKVEYDELAAELDVSVQALSERVRRGADKVLRAALLQSGSGNR; from the coding sequence ATGACTATTATTGCCGAAATTTCGATTCAAGCCAATCAATTTCTCCTCGGGCAGATCATCGCCGAACACGACGGCCTCTCGGTCGAACTCGAACGTGTGGTGCCCGCCGAAAAACGGATCATGCCCTATATCTGGGGCTACGGGAGCGATCTCGAGACGTTCGAGGCCGCGATGGAAGAGAGTCCGAACGTAAAATCGATTTCCGTCCTCGACCAATATGACGATCGGGCGCTCTACAAGATTGTGTGGGAAGATCCGGCCGAACAGTTGATTACCGGGATCACCAACACCAATGCTACGATACTCGAGGCGCACAGTGACGAGGAGTGGATATTTCGAATCCGGTTTGAGGATCACTCCGGACTCGCTCAGTTCAACCACTATTGTGCCGAACACGATATTACGTATCGGCTCAACCGCGTTTCCTCGCTTGCCGAGCGTCCATCCAACGGTCACGACTTCGATTTGACCGATGCACAGCACGAAGCGCTCGCGCTCGCGGTCGAGCGCGGCTACTTCAAAGTCCCTCGGAAAGTCGAGTACGACGAACTCGCTGCAGAACTTGACGTCTCAGTGCAGGCACTCTCCGAACGGGTACGTCGAGGAGCGGACAAAGTCCTTCGTGCCGCGTTGCTTCAATCCGGGAGCGGGAACCGGTAA
- a CDS encoding cupin domain-containing protein, with amino-acid sequence MIGSHTTSDQKYNIDLGKLGAKLEIARTENEANVAIVEHTLPPHTLAAPLHRHSREDEISYVLDGEMTVLAGDEIWTVPADEATVKGRNVWHTFWNAADEPLRFLEIIAPGEFSEFFAEIAHVYPVDPADEEALARFEEICERYGFEADLESVPPLCEEYGLRI; translated from the coding sequence GTGATAGGTTCACACACCACATCCGATCAGAAGTACAACATCGATCTCGGTAAGCTCGGCGCGAAATTGGAGATCGCCCGGACCGAAAACGAGGCGAATGTCGCCATCGTCGAACATACACTTCCGCCGCACACGCTCGCCGCCCCACTGCACCGACACAGCCGGGAGGACGAGATCTCTTACGTACTGGATGGTGAGATGACCGTGCTCGCTGGCGACGAAATCTGGACCGTCCCCGCGGACGAGGCTACCGTCAAGGGCCGGAACGTCTGGCACACCTTCTGGAACGCGGCCGACGAACCGCTCCGGTTCCTCGAGATTATCGCCCCCGGCGAGTTCTCGGAGTTCTTCGCGGAGATCGCGCACGTTTACCCGGTCGATCCCGCGGACGAGGAGGCGCTCGCTCGTTTCGAGGAAATCTGCGAGCGGTACGGCTTCGAGGCCGACCTCGAGAGCGTTCCGCCGCTCTGCGAGGAATACGGTCTGCGCATATAA
- a CDS encoding DUF7342 family protein: MSESSRDGVQSWSESMSARDRIRAVAETLREPRSVNWISEQADAAWSTTSEELRDLVEQGQLRRVEAGETTLYQPDYTQLLFEEIRSLIEENTREELRNELAAITEEIEEWQATYDVETWEDLEQSLADGDLASEELRERRDVIAFWRENEEDRRLIKHALELYSDVEAAREQMTDVADHATS; encoded by the coding sequence ATGTCCGAATCCTCGCGAGATGGGGTCCAGTCGTGGAGTGAGTCGATGAGCGCCCGCGACCGTATTCGGGCGGTCGCGGAGACGCTTCGCGAACCGCGGTCCGTCAACTGGATCAGCGAACAGGCCGACGCAGCCTGGAGCACGACCAGCGAGGAACTCAGAGATCTCGTCGAGCAGGGGCAGTTGCGTCGGGTCGAGGCCGGCGAGACGACGCTCTACCAGCCGGACTACACGCAACTGCTCTTCGAGGAAATCCGCTCGCTCATCGAGGAGAACACGCGCGAGGAGCTTCGGAACGAACTGGCCGCGATCACCGAGGAGATCGAGGAGTGGCAGGCGACCTACGACGTCGAGACGTGGGAGGACCTCGAACAGTCGCTCGCCGACGGCGACCTTGCAAGTGAGGAACTCCGCGAACGCCGCGACGTCATCGCGTTCTGGCGCGAGAACGAGGAAGATCGCCGACTCATCAAGCACGCACTGGAACTCTACTCCGACGTCGAAGCCGCTCGCGAACAGATGACCGATGTGGCTGACCACGCTACGAGCTAA